The Paenibacillus sophorae genome has a segment encoding these proteins:
- the moaC gene encoding cyclic pyranopterin monophosphate synthase MoaC, producing the protein MEMTHFNGQGRARMVDVSDKEVTKRTATAQSMVRMAPETLSAIKAGSIGKGDVLAVAQVAGIMAAKKTADWIPMCHPLSLTGIDIHFTDNNTDELYIEATVKTTGKTGVEMEALTAVSAAALTVYDMCKALQKDMVIGPTLLASKTGGKNGDYVREEA; encoded by the coding sequence ATGGAGATGACTCATTTCAACGGGCAGGGAAGAGCCCGCATGGTCGATGTAAGCGACAAAGAAGTGACCAAGCGTACTGCAACCGCACAGAGCATGGTGCGGATGGCGCCGGAAACGCTGAGCGCCATCAAGGCCGGCTCAATCGGCAAAGGCGATGTGCTTGCCGTGGCCCAGGTCGCGGGGATCATGGCTGCCAAGAAGACGGCCGACTGGATACCAATGTGCCATCCGCTGTCTTTGACGGGCATCGACATTCACTTTACGGACAACAACACAGATGAACTTTATATAGAAGCGACAGTTAAGACCACCGGCAAGACAGGGGTGGAGATGGAGGCGTTGACCGCTGTTTCCGCAGCGGCGCTGACGGTGTATGACATGTGCAAGGCGCTGCAGAAAGACATGGTGATCGGTCCGACGCTGCTTGCGTCCAAGACCGGCGGTAAGAACGGCGATTATGTCCGCGAAGAAGCGTAG
- a CDS encoding MogA/MoaB family molybdenum cofactor biosynthesis protein, giving the protein MAWKTAILTASDKGARGEREDTSAQVIRELVEEELGGEIVEYRIVPDELDEIIAALIELTDYFQADLVLTTGGTELAIRDVTPEATRRVIEREVPGMPEAMRSAVMHKNRTAMLFRGICGIRGRTLIVNLPGTPKGVHEHLAAIMDQLPEALLMVTGQYRQ; this is encoded by the coding sequence ATGGCGTGGAAGACAGCAATCCTGACGGCCAGCGACAAGGGGGCCCGGGGCGAGCGGGAGGATACGAGCGCCCAGGTCATCCGCGAACTGGTTGAGGAGGAACTCGGAGGGGAGATCGTCGAGTACCGGATTGTACCCGACGAACTGGATGAAATCATTGCGGCGCTCATCGAATTGACCGATTATTTCCAGGCCGATCTGGTGCTGACGACAGGCGGGACCGAACTGGCGATTCGTGACGTTACGCCGGAAGCGACGCGCCGGGTCATTGAACGGGAAGTACCGGGGATGCCGGAGGCGATGCGCAGCGCGGTGATGCATAAGAACCGCACGGCTATGCTGTTCCGCGGCATCTGCGGCATTCGCGGCCGGACGCTGATCGTCAATCTCCCGGGCACTCCGAAGGGCGTGCATGAACATCTGGCCGCCATTATGGATCAACTGCCAGAGGCGTTGCTGATGGTGACCGGACAATATCGGCAGTAA
- the tatA gene encoding twin-arginine translocase TatA/TatE family subunit: MFNGIGAPGIILLVILALLLFGPNKLPELGRAVGRTFREFKEGTRDIIADTEPADKNEAPASAAAQNAPVSLEKRLPE, translated from the coding sequence ATGTTTAACGGTATTGGGGCGCCGGGGATCATACTGCTCGTCATTCTGGCTTTGCTGCTCTTTGGTCCGAATAAGCTGCCCGAGTTGGGCCGTGCTGTCGGAAGAACCTTCCGTGAATTTAAGGAAGGGACCCGTGATATTATTGCCGACACCGAGCCGGCGGACAAGAACGAAGCTCCTGCATCTGCGGCTGCGCAGAATGCTCCCGTTTCCCTGGAGAAGCGTTTGCCGGAATAA
- the tatC gene encoding twin-arginine translocase subunit TatC: MPLQSGAMTVVEHLTELRKRIIYILVVFVIGLAGGLFCAKPVYEYLIAADTARGFVLHAFSFWDGIGMYMKIAMAVSLIVTLPFIIYQLWAFVSPGLRPVERSTALRYVPYALLLFVLGLLFAYYIVFPMALSFTVSVTRDMGLEETYGIAQYFNFMFSLVLPMALLFELPLIVMFLTRLRILNPLRLRKVRRYAYFALIFIAVVITPPDFISDFLVTIPLLVLYEFSVFLSAFVYRKQLAADAALEARYTAGDHA, from the coding sequence ATGCCTTTGCAATCCGGAGCCATGACGGTAGTCGAACATCTTACGGAGCTGCGCAAAAGAATCATATACATACTCGTTGTGTTCGTCATCGGACTGGCGGGCGGACTGTTCTGCGCGAAGCCGGTTTACGAATACTTGATCGCAGCCGATACGGCCCGGGGCTTTGTGCTGCACGCCTTCTCGTTCTGGGACGGCATCGGCATGTACATGAAGATTGCCATGGCCGTATCGCTAATCGTAACCTTGCCGTTCATCATCTATCAGCTCTGGGCATTCGTCAGTCCCGGCCTGCGGCCGGTGGAACGGAGCACCGCCCTGCGGTACGTGCCGTACGCGCTGCTTCTGTTCGTGCTGGGTCTCCTTTTCGCTTACTATATCGTATTTCCGATGGCTCTTTCCTTCACCGTCTCGGTTACGCGCGATATGGGACTTGAGGAGACGTACGGCATTGCGCAGTATTTCAATTTCATGTTCAGCCTGGTGCTGCCGATGGCGCTGCTGTTCGAGCTGCCCCTGATCGTCATGTTCCTGACCAGACTTCGGATTCTGAATCCGCTCCGGCTTCGCAAGGTACGGCGCTACGCCTATTTCGCGCTGATCTTCATTGCGGTGGTTATCACGCCGCCCGATTTTATATCGGATTTTTTGGTGACTATACCTTTGCTGGTTCTCTACGAATTCAGTGTATTCCTGTCCGCGTTTGTTTACCGCAAGCAGCTCGCCGCCGATGCGGCGCTGGAAGCCCGGTACACTGCAGGCGATCACGCCTGA
- the groES gene encoding co-chaperone GroES, translating into MIKPLGERVLVEPIEQEETTSFGIVLPDSAKEKPQEGKIVAVGSGALKDGVRVPLEVKEGDRVIFSKYAGTEIKYEGKEYLIMKESDIHAILG; encoded by the coding sequence ATGATCAAACCTTTAGGTGAACGCGTACTGGTGGAACCGATCGAGCAGGAGGAAACGACTTCGTTCGGTATCGTGCTTCCGGACTCTGCCAAGGAGAAGCCGCAGGAAGGCAAAATCGTGGCCGTAGGCAGCGGCGCTCTGAAAGACGGAGTTCGCGTACCGCTGGAAGTAAAGGAAGGCGACCGCGTGATTTTCTCGAAGTATGCGGGAACCGAAATCAAGTATGAAGGCAAAGAATATTTGATTATGAAAGAAAGCGACATTCACGCGATTCTGGGTTAA
- the groL gene encoding chaperonin GroEL (60 kDa chaperone family; promotes refolding of misfolded polypeptides especially under stressful conditions; forms two stacked rings of heptamers to form a barrel-shaped 14mer; ends can be capped by GroES; misfolded proteins enter the barrel where they are refolded when GroES binds), whose translation MAKDIKFSEDARRAMLRGVDALANAVKVTLGPKGRNVVLEKKFGSPLITNDGVTIAKEIELEDAFENMGAQLVKEVATKTNDVAGDGTTTATVLAQALIREGLKNVTAGASPIGLRKGIDKAVRAAVEELQKISKPIENKQSIAQVAAISAADEEVGQLIAEAMEKVGKDGVITVEESRGFLTELEVVEGMQFDRGYISPYMITDTDKMEAVLDNPYILITDKKISSTQEILPLLEKIVQQARPLVIIAEDIEGEAQAMLIVNKLRGTFNAVAVKAPGFGDRREAMLQDIAALTGGQVITEKLGLDLKSTTVEQLGNARQVRVTKENTTIVDGSGAKEDIQARVSQIRSQLEETTSEFDKEKLQERLAKLSGGVAVVKVGAATETELKERKLRIEDALNATRAAVEEGIVSGGGTALINVYGAVAAVEATGDEKTGVNIVLRSLEEPIRTIAANAGQEGSVIVERLKKEEIGVGYNAATDEWVNMIEAGIVDPAKVTRYALQHAASVAGLFLTTEAVIADKPEPEKAGAPDMGGMGGMGGMM comes from the coding sequence ATGGCAAAAGATATCAAGTTCAGTGAAGACGCCCGCCGCGCGATGCTGCGCGGGGTAGACGCTTTGGCAAACGCGGTAAAGGTAACACTCGGACCTAAAGGCCGCAACGTGGTGCTGGAGAAGAAATTCGGCAGCCCGCTGATTACGAACGACGGCGTAACAATCGCCAAGGAAATCGAGCTGGAAGACGCGTTCGAGAACATGGGCGCTCAACTGGTTAAAGAAGTCGCTACCAAAACGAACGACGTGGCCGGTGACGGTACGACGACTGCCACTGTTCTGGCTCAAGCGCTGATCCGCGAAGGTCTGAAGAACGTAACTGCCGGCGCCAGCCCAATCGGTCTGCGCAAAGGTATCGACAAAGCGGTTCGCGCCGCAGTGGAAGAACTGCAAAAGATCTCCAAACCGATTGAAAACAAACAATCCATCGCCCAAGTTGCGGCTATCTCCGCAGCCGACGAAGAAGTAGGCCAACTGATCGCCGAAGCTATGGAAAAAGTGGGCAAAGACGGTGTAATCACCGTTGAAGAATCCCGCGGCTTCCTGACCGAGCTTGAAGTGGTGGAAGGCATGCAGTTCGACCGCGGCTACATCTCCCCGTACATGATTACCGATACGGACAAAATGGAAGCTGTGCTGGATAACCCTTACATCCTCATCACCGATAAAAAGATCAGCAGTACGCAAGAAATCCTGCCGCTGCTTGAAAAAATCGTACAACAAGCCAGACCGCTTGTTATCATCGCCGAAGACATCGAAGGCGAAGCTCAAGCGATGCTGATCGTGAATAAACTGCGCGGAACGTTCAACGCCGTTGCCGTTAAAGCTCCTGGCTTTGGCGACCGCCGCGAAGCGATGCTGCAGGATATTGCCGCTCTGACCGGCGGCCAAGTCATCACCGAGAAGCTCGGTCTTGACCTGAAGAGCACAACTGTCGAGCAGCTGGGTAACGCTCGTCAAGTGCGCGTAACGAAAGAGAACACGACAATCGTTGACGGAAGCGGCGCGAAGGAAGACATTCAAGCCCGCGTCAGCCAAATCCGTTCCCAACTGGAAGAAACCACTTCCGAGTTCGACAAGGAGAAGCTGCAAGAGCGTCTGGCGAAGCTGTCCGGCGGCGTAGCCGTAGTAAAAGTCGGCGCTGCTACCGAAACCGAGCTGAAAGAGCGCAAGCTGCGCATTGAAGACGCCCTGAACGCTACCCGCGCTGCGGTTGAAGAAGGTATCGTATCCGGTGGCGGTACAGCCCTGATCAACGTATACGGCGCCGTAGCCGCTGTTGAAGCGACAGGCGACGAAAAGACTGGCGTGAACATCGTGCTCCGCTCCCTGGAAGAGCCGATCCGCACGATCGCCGCGAACGCGGGTCAAGAAGGCTCCGTTATCGTTGAGCGTCTGAAGAAAGAAGAAATCGGCGTAGGCTACAACGCCGCTACCGACGAATGGGTCAACATGATCGAAGCCGGTATCGTCGACCCTGCGAAGGTAACCCGCTACGCGCTGCAGCATGCTGCATCCGTAGCCGGCCTGTTCCTGACCACCGAAGCCGTTATCGCCGACAAGCCAGAGCCTGAAAAAGCCGGCGCGCCTGACATGGGTGGCATGGGCGGTATGGGCGGCATGATGTAA
- a CDS encoding DUF6693 family protein, whose protein sequence is MGWCILGIIVTLITFGICYPWAQVVLYRWKVEHTVINERRLRFDGTAVQLFGNWVKWWLLSVITLGIYSFWLFIKLEQWRVKHTHF, encoded by the coding sequence ATAGGCTGGTGTATCTTGGGAATCATTGTAACACTTATTACCTTCGGCATCTGCTATCCTTGGGCGCAGGTTGTCCTTTATAGATGGAAGGTCGAACACACCGTTATCAATGAAAGAAGGCTTCGATTTGATGGGACAGCTGTTCAGCTTTTCGGTAACTGGGTTAAATGGTGGCTGCTTTCTGTTATCACGCTCGGAATTTACTCTTTCTGGCTTTTTATTAAGCTCGAGCAGTGGAGAGTAAAGCATACACATTTCTAA
- a CDS encoding IS630 family transposase (programmed frameshift), producing the protein MDKHTELEKVTEAMKQAKERRMYERYQAIYLYLKGTSMTAIADILNRNRMTVSSYIHTYENGGLAALKLKHSSGAPTRLTKEQQDQLKQTVAYSVPHEVGFTAKHNWTLELIATYVEREWGHRYSLRGISKVMERLGLSYTKPTYTLAAADPEKQRQFIETTFPDLKKILNDEIDHLLFEDESMIRDYQVIQKTWFLRGKQRIIPTTGKHRGVKLLATVDYETGRIVWQEDEEYTAETFLAFLQKVLAAYPTGKLVLVLDNARIYHAKLLQPFLEEQKNRLQLVFLPPYSPQLNIVEGLWKWLKSSVINNVFYSNVSEIRLRVGQFMDEIMKHPHVIIDRLCVRL; encoded by the exons ATGGATAAGCATACCGAACTGGAAAAAGTAACAGAAGCCATGAAACAAGCCAAAGAGCGGCGCATGTATGAACGTTATCAAGCCATCTATTTGTATTTGAAAGGCACATCTATGACGGCGATCGCTGACATTCTGAATCGAAACCGAATGACGGTGAGCAGTTACATTCATACGTACGAAAACGGTGGATTGGCAGCCTTGAAACTTAAACACTCATCGGGTGCTCCTACTCGGTTGACTAAGGAACAGCAGGATCAGTTGAAACAGACCGTCGCCTATTCGGTCCCCCACGAGGTCGGCTTTACAGCCAAGCACAATTGGACGCTTGAGCTCATTGCCACGTATGTGGAACGAGAATGGGGCCACCGCTACTCGCTCCGAGGCATCTCCAAGGTAATGGAACGATTAGGGCTCAGCTATACGAAACCAACCTACACGCTCGCGGCAGCAGATCCCGAAAAGCAACGCCAGTTTATCGAAACGACCTTTCCCGATTTG AAAAAGATACTGAATGATGAAATCGATCACTTGCTGTTCGAGGATGAGTCCATGATTCGGGATTATCAAGTGATTCAGAAAACCTGGTTTCTTCGCGGGAAGCAACGAATCATTCCAACCACAGGCAAGCATCGCGGGGTCAAGCTACTCGCGACGGTTGACTATGAGACGGGACGAATCGTTTGGCAAGAAGACGAAGAATATACCGCCGAAACTTTTCTTGCCTTTCTTCAGAAGGTCCTCGCGGCTTATCCAACGGGGAAACTGGTTCTTGTGTTAGATAATGCCCGGATTTATCATGCCAAGCTGCTTCAGCCGTTTCTGGAAGAGCAGAAAAATCGGCTTCAGCTCGTGTTTTTGCCACCATACAGCCCGCAGTTAAATATCGTAGAAGGACTCTGGAAATGGCTCAAGTCCAGTGTGATCAACAATGTGTTCTATTCCAACGTTTCCGAAATCCGTCTGCGTGTCGGGCAGTTTATGGATGAAATCATGAAGCATCCTCATGTAATTATTGACCGCCTATGCGTTCGGCTTTGA
- a CDS encoding S8 family peptidase, whose translation MVRHSFQKIVLILVAVILSLFYGEITYTNASHSRTIVIAMLDSGIDPTHPELAKNLIKDLDGNPVGWSMLEDDSSFIDKYGHGTHLAGIIAQLSKENVKILPIRVLDEKGTGSKSDLIKGFHKAIEQKVDIILSSLGTKSYDKELSAVVSEAWKKGILIIAAAGNDGSDQIVYPAGNLYALGVGAVVNDNSLLSKWKSNSVFEVYNRSNSGIHVSVMGPGSKIWSTTPQYSVYLNNHGVESGHAELGGTSQAAAYVAGVASNYWATHPRITNQELYQIIEQNALSSEIGWKKYGYGLVPIELKTLDFLKQPGCIYGQVLNPEEVPMAGISVIVDNKFIKYSNSGGFFRFYVPSGKHTIKIVGGKEKNIEVPSHSDVLLKLTQ comes from the coding sequence ATGGTAAGGCACTCTTTTCAAAAAATAGTTCTTATTTTAGTGGCTGTCATATTATCTCTTTTTTATGGAGAAATCACTTATACCAATGCATCTCATTCTCGAACTATTGTTATAGCAATGCTTGATTCAGGTATTGATCCAACGCACCCCGAACTTGCTAAAAATTTAATAAAAGATTTAGATGGAAATCCAGTAGGTTGGAGTATGCTCGAAGATGATTCATCATTTATTGATAAATATGGTCACGGCACACATTTGGCTGGTATTATCGCACAATTATCTAAAGAAAATGTGAAAATACTCCCCATTCGTGTACTTGATGAAAAGGGAACCGGATCAAAATCAGACCTTATTAAAGGTTTCCATAAGGCTATTGAACAGAAAGTCGACATTATACTTTCAAGTTTGGGAACAAAATCTTATGACAAAGAACTTTCGGCGGTTGTTTCCGAGGCATGGAAGAAAGGTATCTTAATTATTGCAGCAGCAGGAAATGATGGAAGTGATCAAATTGTATACCCAGCAGGAAATCTCTATGCTTTAGGAGTAGGGGCCGTAGTAAATGATAATTCTTTACTATCAAAATGGAAATCAAACTCAGTATTTGAAGTGTACAATCGATCTAACTCGGGAATTCATGTAAGTGTAATGGGACCCGGCAGTAAAATTTGGTCGACTACACCTCAATACTCTGTATATTTAAATAATCATGGAGTTGAATCAGGTCATGCAGAATTGGGAGGTACTTCTCAAGCAGCAGCATATGTAGCAGGAGTAGCATCAAATTATTGGGCAACACATCCCCGTATAACTAACCAGGAGCTATACCAAATTATTGAGCAAAATGCGCTGTCTTCGGAAATTGGTTGGAAAAAATACGGATATGGACTCGTTCCAATTGAACTTAAAACACTTGATTTTTTAAAGCAACCCGGCTGTATATATGGACAAGTACTAAATCCTGAAGAAGTACCTATGGCAGGAATAAGTGTTATTGTTGATAATAAATTTATTAAATATTCGAATTCAGGTGGTTTTTTTCGTTTTTATGTCCCATCCGGGAAACATACAATCAAAATAGTTGGCGGAAAGGAAAAAAATATTGAGGTCCCATCTCATTCCGACGTATTACTTAAATTAACACAATAA
- a CDS encoding stalk domain-containing protein — translation MRLKSKIFILTILVISMLSLSISVSASSIGTVKIKSTVLEEKSFTGQVINNRTYVDLLGLLNCLPFLVNPKAMSYNAQTKTLKIYSNDFASNTTPILQFKVGDNFFYYNNEKINLDTKILLVNNRIEIPLKPVVSVYDINVVFDQTSKTINVSK, via the coding sequence ATGCGTTTAAAATCCAAAATTTTCATTCTTACTATCCTAGTAATCTCAATGTTGTCTCTAAGCATTTCAGTCAGCGCTTCATCTATTGGAACTGTAAAGATTAAATCTACAGTATTAGAAGAAAAGTCATTCACTGGACAAGTAATAAATAATCGAACTTATGTTGACCTTCTAGGACTTCTGAATTGCTTACCATTTTTGGTGAATCCGAAAGCAATGTCTTATAATGCTCAGACAAAAACTTTAAAGATTTATAGTAATGATTTTGCAAGTAACACTACACCTATCTTGCAGTTTAAAGTTGGGGATAATTTTTTCTACTATAATAATGAGAAGATAAATCTTGACACAAAAATATTGCTAGTTAATAATCGCATAGAAATACCATTAAAACCGGTTGTTTCAGTATATGATATTAATGTAGTGTTTGATCAAACTTCTAAAACAATAAATGTGAGTAAATAA
- a CDS encoding YolD-like family protein, with protein MKKLEGGLWESKLILPEHRSGMERELKESQRREKPILDEQQLEEIDKALYYSSATRYRLRLNYGTHIPTGSLKTSCWAWIGSSGGLSSLVRG; from the coding sequence GTGAAGAAACTGGAAGGCGGATTGTGGGAGAGCAAGTTAATTCTACCCGAACACCGCTCGGGGATGGAGCGAGAACTGAAGGAAAGCCAACGCCGTGAGAAACCCATCTTGGATGAGCAACAACTGGAGGAGATTGACAAAGCACTGTATTACTCTAGCGCGACAAGGTACCGGTTACGCTTAAACTATGGGACCCATATACCGACCGGATCGCTAAAGACATCGTGTTGGGCGTGGATCGGCAGCTCCGGAGGATTAAGCTCGCTGGTCAGAGGATGA
- a CDS encoding GntR family transcriptional regulator, whose product MNSSVMRTRRLSKDNTYFALKQKIIDSELKPDEIVHEESLAALLGVSRTPLREAIQRLENEEFLVRQPNGRLRVASVTVEEVKEIFLIRSMLEGYIAKSAAKNATDRDIQNLTAMIENIKQSFQSGKSQDFVSYGFEFHDYLSEMSDLKTFVKILNHLRDHALRYCRFVSLHGDWNTQADEEHNFILQMIADRNEDGAEKAMQDHILSSLSAALERIQGIQANRED is encoded by the coding sequence ATGAACAGTTCTGTTATGCGAACACGCAGGTTATCCAAGGATAATACTTATTTTGCGTTAAAACAAAAAATTATCGATAGCGAATTAAAGCCTGACGAAATTGTACATGAAGAAAGTTTGGCAGCTCTGCTCGGAGTAAGCCGCACTCCATTAAGAGAGGCTATTCAAAGGTTGGAGAACGAGGAGTTTCTCGTTCGGCAGCCGAATGGCAGGTTGAGAGTGGCTTCAGTAACAGTGGAAGAGGTTAAAGAAATATTCCTGATCCGCAGCATGCTGGAAGGGTATATTGCCAAGAGTGCGGCCAAAAATGCCACGGATAGAGATATCCAAAATTTAACGGCTATGATTGAAAATATTAAACAGTCCTTTCAGTCTGGCAAGAGTCAGGATTTTGTTTCATATGGCTTTGAATTCCATGATTATTTATCTGAAATGAGTGATCTCAAGACCTTTGTGAAAATCTTGAATCATCTAAGAGATCACGCGCTTCGCTATTGCCGGTTTGTTTCTCTGCATGGCGATTGGAACACGCAGGCGGATGAAGAACATAACTTTATCTTGCAAATGATAGCCGACAGAAATGAAGACGGCGCGGAAAAAGCGATGCAGGATCATATATTAAGCAGTCTATCCGCCGCATTGGAGAGAATACAAGGAATTCAAGCAAACAGAGAGGATTGA
- a CDS encoding trans-sulfuration enzyme family protein: MKTDWSMDTKIIHESQFPDPHTGAISQSIIPAVAYAFPDAETAAAVVAGEEEGVYYGRYGNPTSRTLEKKIAALEGGEDALGVSSGMAAISIALLGFLKHGDHVLVTKDVYGGTYSFLTSLAPRFGIQFDFVDCTDLDSMIKAIKPNTKAVYIETPSNPRLTILDIGKISEVCKSYQLPVIVDNTFMSPCLQKPLELGADVVVHSATKYINGHGDVLAGFIVGKKDTIQFMRKKLMGDLGQNLNAWDAFLILRGMKTMALRVERHCSNAQKIAEYLESHPFIDKVFYPGLKSHPQHELAKEQMKGMGGIVSFEVKGGLIEGKKLINSLKLAMISFSLGDPETLVQHPASMTHASIPQEERMKFGITDGLIRVSVGLEDADDIISDFDQALTVLFPASEKIITK; this comes from the coding sequence ATGAAGACAGATTGGAGTATGGACACGAAGATTATTCATGAAAGCCAGTTTCCGGACCCTCACACGGGCGCCATCTCTCAAAGCATCATACCTGCTGTCGCTTATGCTTTCCCAGATGCGGAAACAGCGGCGGCCGTTGTAGCAGGCGAGGAAGAAGGCGTTTATTACGGCAGATACGGAAATCCTACATCCCGCACATTGGAAAAAAAGATAGCCGCGTTGGAAGGCGGAGAAGATGCTTTGGGTGTTTCCAGCGGAATGGCGGCCATCTCCATTGCTCTTCTCGGCTTCTTGAAGCATGGCGATCATGTTCTGGTGACCAAGGATGTTTATGGAGGCACCTATAGTTTCCTGACTTCTTTGGCGCCCCGATTTGGCATACAATTTGATTTTGTTGATTGTACGGATCTGGATTCAATGATTAAAGCTATCAAGCCAAATACAAAAGCAGTTTATATTGAAACTCCCTCTAACCCCAGATTGACAATTCTTGATATTGGGAAAATCTCGGAAGTCTGCAAATCGTATCAGCTCCCCGTCATTGTCGATAACACCTTTATGAGCCCTTGCTTGCAGAAGCCTTTGGAGCTTGGGGCCGATGTTGTGGTGCATAGCGCTACTAAATATATTAATGGTCACGGGGATGTCTTGGCAGGATTTATTGTTGGAAAAAAAGACACCATCCAGTTTATGAGAAAGAAACTGATGGGTGATTTGGGACAAAATTTGAATGCTTGGGACGCATTCTTGATTTTAAGAGGAATGAAGACCATGGCCTTACGGGTAGAAAGACATTGCAGCAATGCCCAGAAAATTGCCGAATATCTCGAGTCTCATCCTTTCATTGATAAAGTCTTTTATCCAGGTTTAAAGTCTCATCCTCAACATGAGCTGGCCAAAGAACAAATGAAGGGTATGGGAGGGATTGTTTCTTTTGAAGTAAAGGGAGGCTTAATCGAAGGAAAAAAATTAATAAACTCGCTGAAATTAGCGATGATTTCATTCAGCTTGGGCGATCCGGAAACCCTAGTCCAGCATCCGGCTTCAATGACTCATGCTTCCATTCCACAGGAAGAGAGAATGAAATTTGGGATTACGGATGGATTAATTCGCGTTTCGGTAGGGTTAGAGGATGCTGATGATATTATCAGTGATTTCGATCAAGCTCTCACCGTCCTTTTTCCAGCTTCTGAAAAAATAATAACGAAATAA
- a CDS encoding amidohydrolase, with translation MSTKQPDEIEQALGSQLIDVRRNLHQEPELSYEEFKTTEKLRKWLTDANIRILNLPLKTGLIAEIGQGTGPIVAIRCDIDALPIEEQTGLPFASEVPGKMHACGHDFHTAVILGAAYLLKAREAELPGRVRVLFQPAEETGHGAESVLASGGLEGVAAIFGLHNSPDLPTGSFGTRTGALTAGVDRFEITVKGIGAHAATPENGVDAIVTAAQIITALQTIVSRRNKAGEPVVLSVTRINGGFTWNVLPELVELEGTVRTHNEEIRRTIPDKMTQIIEGIAAAAGAEAKLHWYPGPPATINDGYWADFTKEIAKQAGYEVHDIPPQMGGEDFSLYLQKIPGAFVNIGAGPAYALHHPRFDVDEAALLPAAHYFALLAEQALVKLKEKG, from the coding sequence ATGTCTACTAAGCAGCCGGATGAGATTGAACAAGCTTTAGGCAGTCAATTAATTGACGTTCGCAGAAACCTTCACCAGGAGCCTGAACTATCTTATGAAGAGTTTAAAACGACAGAAAAACTGCGGAAATGGCTGACGGATGCCAATATTCGTATATTGAACCTCCCTTTGAAAACGGGACTTATCGCCGAAATCGGACAAGGAACAGGGCCAATCGTAGCCATTCGCTGTGATATCGATGCACTCCCGATTGAAGAACAGACCGGATTGCCTTTTGCGTCAGAGGTTCCGGGGAAAATGCATGCATGCGGTCATGATTTTCACACGGCTGTCATTTTAGGTGCCGCATACTTGCTAAAAGCCCGTGAAGCTGAGCTGCCCGGAAGGGTTAGAGTATTGTTTCAGCCGGCGGAAGAAACCGGTCACGGGGCTGAAAGTGTTCTGGCGTCGGGAGGGCTTGAAGGTGTAGCTGCCATATTTGGCCTTCATAACTCGCCAGACTTGCCCACAGGATCGTTTGGAACGAGGACCGGCGCCTTAACAGCAGGTGTTGACCGGTTTGAAATTACGGTAAAGGGCATCGGGGCCCATGCCGCAACTCCGGAGAATGGTGTGGATGCCATCGTAACCGCGGCTCAAATCATTACCGCTCTCCAAACGATTGTAAGCCGCCGGAACAAGGCAGGAGAGCCGGTTGTGCTGAGTGTAACCCGAATCAATGGAGGGTTCACCTGGAATGTGCTGCCGGAGCTGGTTGAATTGGAGGGCACCGTTAGAACTCATAATGAAGAGATTCGTCGGACAATCCCAGACAAAATGACTCAAATCATAGAAGGAATTGCCGCGGCAGCCGGAGCGGAGGCCAAGCTGCATTGGTATCCAGGCCCGCCCGCAACCATAAACGACGGCTACTGGGCTGATTTTACCAAAGAGATCGCCAAACAGGCTGGTTATGAGGTGCATGATATCCCGCCGCAAATGGGAGGTGAAGACTTCTCATTGTACTTGCAGAAGATACCGGGCGCTTTTGTAAATATCGGAGCTGGTCCCGCTTATGCGCTGCATCATCCGCGTTTCGATGTAGATGAGGCCGCATTATTGCCAGCTGCCCATTATTTCGCATTATTGGCTGAGCAAGCGCTGGTGAAGCTGAAGGAGAAAGGTTAG